One stretch of Pyxidicoccus trucidator DNA includes these proteins:
- a CDS encoding phosphopantetheine-binding protein has product MSVSVDDEDLLAVIKEALPPGRARHLRPEATLRQVGIDSLCLVLIVGRFLERYPVPVEPLQHQLGSVRTIGELLDLGRGARATWMQGNGHG; this is encoded by the coding sequence ATGTCAGTGTCCGTCGATGATGAAGACCTGCTGGCCGTCATCAAGGAAGCCCTGCCTCCGGGCAGGGCTCGTCACCTTCGTCCCGAGGCGACACTCCGCCAGGTAGGAATTGATTCCTTGTGCCTGGTGCTCATCGTGGGCCGCTTCCTCGAGCGCTACCCCGTGCCAGTGGAACCGCTGCAGCATCAGCTCGGCTCGGTCCGGACCATCGGTGAGCTCCTGGACCTCGGCCGGGGGGCCCGTGCAACGTGGATGCAGGGGAATGGCCATGGGTGA
- a CDS encoding AMP-binding protein: MAELTELVARLDAHPAARVTIRDQQRWVSRSFVQLRQDVRQKVDELRRRGLGSFMRVGVLACNCYQWIVLDLALVSLRCESVAVTSAQLEGELEKFAAEQELVALLLVGGGTPTSRFTHLGWVADGDSPDPIRLRAGSPRERDPEWAIPFRVFSSGSSGTPRCISVPRSGIERSIDELRDTYAFDASDTLLLFLPVANLQQRFLVYAAIWYGISFVLIEPIHLLPALKETGPTVLLAPPLFFEAIARRVTSSPLLRWVIRTAARARVSKKGLGLLGSVVLSPLRRKVLSELGGRIRLMITGMAPVGRATLDVYAALELPLFEAYGMTECGIIACNTPRAARPGSVGRPAAGVRVELLPDGEIVVQRQVPLTAGYVGVEPRVNEETYLGEGRVATGDLGRFDDEGFLHLMGRKKNVIVLGDGRKIHPESIERELIGVPLIHQAALLPEGHFGIACVVHAASQDPRFEKAARRELERVVLEQTGQGLTHVVFSREPFTSQNGLLTQNLKLNRPALRRLLDSQGPIPARKWEDSKDVSVRR, translated from the coding sequence TTGGCTGAGCTCACGGAACTGGTGGCCCGCTTGGATGCCCACCCGGCTGCTCGGGTCACGATTCGCGACCAGCAGCGATGGGTGAGCCGGTCCTTTGTGCAGTTGCGGCAAGACGTGCGTCAAAAGGTGGATGAGCTACGTCGCCGCGGCCTTGGGTCGTTCATGCGCGTAGGTGTGCTCGCGTGCAATTGCTACCAATGGATCGTGCTCGACCTTGCGCTGGTGTCGCTCCGCTGTGAGAGCGTCGCAGTCACGAGCGCCCAGTTGGAGGGAGAGCTCGAGAAGTTCGCGGCGGAGCAGGAACTCGTCGCGTTGTTGCTCGTAGGAGGGGGAACGCCCACTTCCAGATTTACCCACCTGGGCTGGGTCGCGGATGGGGATTCACCCGACCCGATTCGCCTGAGGGCTGGGAGTCCGCGGGAGCGTGACCCGGAGTGGGCCATCCCTTTTCGGGTTTTTTCGTCGGGCAGCTCTGGGACTCCCCGATGTATCTCCGTGCCACGCTCGGGAATCGAGCGTTCGATCGACGAACTGAGGGACACCTATGCGTTCGACGCTTCGGACACCCTGCTGCTGTTCCTGCCGGTCGCCAACCTTCAGCAGCGCTTCCTGGTGTACGCGGCAATCTGGTACGGCATCTCGTTCGTCCTCATCGAGCCGATACACCTCCTGCCCGCGCTGAAGGAGACCGGGCCCACGGTGCTGCTCGCGCCACCGTTGTTCTTCGAGGCGATCGCCCGCAGGGTGACGAGCTCCCCGCTGCTCCGGTGGGTGATTCGCACGGCGGCTCGCGCTCGAGTCAGCAAGAAGGGGCTGGGCCTGTTGGGCAGCGTGGTGCTTTCACCGCTCCGGCGGAAGGTCCTCTCGGAGCTGGGAGGACGGATACGGTTGATGATTACGGGGATGGCGCCTGTCGGGCGTGCGACCCTGGACGTGTATGCCGCCCTCGAACTGCCGCTGTTCGAGGCTTATGGCATGACGGAATGCGGAATCATCGCCTGCAACACCCCTCGCGCGGCCCGCCCCGGCAGCGTCGGGCGCCCCGCGGCTGGCGTTCGAGTGGAGCTGCTGCCGGACGGGGAAATCGTCGTCCAGCGGCAGGTCCCACTCACCGCGGGCTACGTCGGCGTCGAGCCCAGGGTCAACGAGGAGACGTATCTGGGCGAGGGCAGGGTCGCGACGGGCGATCTGGGCCGATTCGACGACGAGGGCTTTCTCCATCTCATGGGCCGCAAGAAGAATGTGATTGTGCTTGGAGATGGCCGGAAGATCCATCCGGAGTCCATCGAGCGCGAGCTCATCGGCGTCCCTTTGATTCACCAGGCAGCGCTCCTTCCCGAGGGGCATTTCGGGATCGCCTGTGTCGTCCACGCGGCGAGCCAGGACCCTCGCTTCGAGAAGGCCGCACGTCGTGAACTGGAGCGGGTCGTCCTGGAGCAGACGGGACAGGGCCTTACGCACGTCGTGTTCAGCAGGGAGCCGTTCACTTCGCAGAATGGCCTCCTGACCCAGAACCTCAAGCTCAACCGCCCGGCGCTCCGGAGGTTGTTGGACTCGCAGGGGCCCATCCCTGCCCGGAAGTGGGAGGACTCCAAGGATGTCAGTGTCCGTCGATGA
- a CDS encoding hydrolase has product MPRTILVTGVDKPLGGLLAAYVLATSQDSLLCQAAEAPDASVAWLEQRIRSNWAASTFGSGTLLPETFAPRLRLLEDSPRKNERIDEVWSLGPTQALTLAPRHEPQTGGLARLRSLFRGHQVGVVNHVSTAYVAGSRQGLIREEPFDEGYSVNTPGEAAERAAEWELVTCAQEADVPWRIFRPAMLLGVPLPLAPSSPGALQGFLAALLRFKELIDSKSPAYLEQHPLRLALTPGAGPNVIRVEQALEWMFQVARASTRETGYFHLVTPEPSSLEPLGQHLRGATGLTLKWVRARAEQNPIDTLLQARIAAFDCYLTQPRRFDSTRACLGAVAGGPSLPDWERPDGDPLLEAFHQQWLASRQEARHEVTRALESLVRRTLSADDGAPIEYQVAGSGPVLICINAMGQNLSVWSWFIAHFLKSHRVIYWSPRGTYGPPSHCPTVGAQSAELELILKQEDVQQCRIVAWCSGAKIGIELLNRRPIASAMVLVTGAYAPMKGLEHLETTFQRTLRQMCQLVNQRKEQAALVKTAMVSMVTRDPPTTSGSLQASPVDVLALPSRELRAAVAEPFAQVQSICNYSFQVVDYASHDVSPMLKGVTTPTLLLGGELDQVVSSEVSRVVSERFPAAHFAELRGATHYCLYENAELLIELVERFFESPRTFRPESPELSRVQSAACPPQG; this is encoded by the coding sequence GTGCCAAGAACGATTCTGGTAACTGGCGTCGACAAGCCGCTCGGCGGCCTACTGGCGGCATATGTCCTCGCGACCAGCCAGGACTCCCTGCTCTGCCAGGCCGCCGAGGCGCCAGACGCATCGGTGGCCTGGCTCGAGCAACGAATACGGTCCAACTGGGCTGCCTCTACCTTCGGCTCCGGCACCCTTCTGCCCGAGACCTTCGCCCCTCGGCTACGCCTCCTCGAGGACTCACCCCGGAAGAACGAGCGGATAGACGAGGTCTGGAGCCTTGGCCCCACCCAGGCGTTGACCCTGGCTCCACGCCATGAGCCCCAGACAGGCGGCCTGGCGCGGCTGCGCTCCTTGTTTCGAGGTCATCAAGTTGGCGTCGTCAATCACGTCAGCACCGCCTACGTGGCCGGAAGCAGACAGGGTCTGATTCGCGAAGAGCCCTTCGACGAGGGGTACTCCGTGAACACCCCGGGAGAGGCTGCCGAGCGTGCCGCGGAGTGGGAGTTGGTAACCTGCGCCCAGGAAGCAGACGTTCCCTGGCGCATCTTCCGCCCAGCGATGCTCCTCGGCGTTCCCCTTCCTCTCGCCCCCTCCTCCCCGGGAGCACTCCAGGGCTTCCTCGCGGCCCTCCTTCGCTTCAAAGAGCTCATCGACTCCAAGTCGCCCGCCTACCTCGAGCAACATCCCCTCCGCCTGGCACTCACCCCAGGCGCCGGCCCGAACGTCATTCGGGTGGAACAAGCCTTGGAGTGGATGTTCCAGGTAGCGCGCGCCTCGACGCGCGAGACTGGCTACTTTCACCTCGTGACTCCCGAGCCCTCCTCGCTGGAACCCCTAGGCCAGCACCTCAGGGGCGCCACCGGACTGACGCTCAAGTGGGTGAGAGCCCGCGCGGAGCAGAACCCCATCGACACCCTGCTGCAGGCGCGCATCGCTGCTTTCGATTGCTACCTGACCCAGCCCCGGCGCTTCGACAGTACTCGCGCTTGCCTGGGCGCAGTAGCTGGCGGCCCTTCTCTTCCCGACTGGGAGAGGCCAGACGGGGACCCACTGCTCGAAGCCTTCCATCAGCAGTGGCTGGCGTCGAGGCAGGAAGCACGCCATGAGGTGACACGAGCGCTCGAATCACTGGTTCGGCGCACGCTCTCCGCTGACGACGGGGCCCCCATTGAATACCAGGTCGCGGGGAGCGGGCCGGTGCTGATCTGTATCAATGCCATGGGACAGAACCTCTCCGTCTGGAGCTGGTTCATCGCGCACTTCCTGAAGAGCCATCGCGTCATCTACTGGAGCCCCCGAGGCACCTATGGTCCTCCATCGCACTGCCCCACGGTTGGAGCCCAGAGCGCCGAGCTCGAGCTCATCCTGAAGCAAGAAGATGTCCAGCAGTGCCGCATCGTCGCATGGTGCAGTGGGGCCAAGATTGGAATCGAGCTGCTGAACCGCAGACCTATCGCATCCGCGATGGTACTGGTCACCGGCGCCTACGCCCCCATGAAGGGACTGGAGCATCTCGAGACGACGTTCCAACGCACGCTCCGGCAGATGTGCCAGCTGGTGAACCAGCGGAAGGAGCAGGCGGCCCTGGTAAAGACCGCCATGGTCTCGATGGTGACGCGCGACCCGCCCACCACCTCCGGCTCCTTGCAGGCCAGCCCCGTGGACGTGCTGGCGCTCCCCAGCCGCGAGCTCAGGGCGGCCGTCGCCGAGCCCTTCGCTCAGGTCCAGAGCATCTGCAACTACAGCTTCCAGGTGGTCGACTACGCGTCACATGACGTCTCCCCAATGCTCAAAGGCGTGACGACCCCCACCCTGCTACTCGGAGGAGAGCTGGATCAGGTCGTCTCATCCGAGGTGTCCAGGGTGGTGTCGGAGCGGTTTCCGGCCGCACACTTCGCGGAGCTCCGAGGCGCAACCCACTACTGCCTCTACGAGAACGCCGAGCTGCTCATCGAGCTCGTCGAGCGGTTCTTCGAATCACCGCGGACCTTCCGCCCCGAGAGTCCGGAGCTCAGTCGAGTCCAGTCCGCGGCATGCCCCCCTCAGGGGTGA
- a CDS encoding non-ribosomal peptide synthetase, giving the protein MSHMPDNRQPRTLVELLEEKASRTPEQRLFTFLEETEGEEQSLSYGGLRQRARVIGTSLQALSAPGERALLLYPPGFEYLAGFFGCLYAGLVAVPAYPPDPLRLNRTLPRLRAMIQDAQAKVVLTTSFILSLGESLFEQEPDLRHLQWIATDELPESAADSWRWPALSRDTLAFLQYTSGSTGAPKGVMLTHDNLLHNLGQIAHTFQIRADSSAVIWLPPYHDMGLIGGILEPVYTGMRTVLMSPLGFLKNPYRWLDAISRFKATVSGGPNFAFDLCVRKVTEEQRQRLDLSHWEVAFSGAEPVRPETLERFTRVFGPCGFRRKAFYPCYGLAEATLLVSGGEVSTPPVLCALSPSALEQGQAVEVSTGQPDTRMLVGCGRTLPDQELLVVEPESRTRCPPGKVGEVWVRGPSIAQGYWQKPEETERSFRARLADGGEHVYLRTGDLGFLKDGELFVTGRLKDLIIIRGRNHYPQDVELTAEQSHPALRPGCGAAFSLELEGEERLVLVQEIDVRKTGDLRAQLDCCEAAAAALRQRLAEVHEVQLHALALLEPGSIPKTSSGKIQRRACREAFLSGELRMVFRWEASERQEKARPAPAPAPAPRLTVAPAELGTEEDLQSWLVTHAAEQLRVPVSSLDPTLPLTRYGLDSLAAVELAHTFEKGLGLPIAMEQLLQGASLAQLARQFFSRRTSADEQRAPLVLQLPRNGPLPLSFAQQRLWFLDQLEPDSPRYNLPAAVRIEGALDVSALERGFQLLVARHETLRTTFHAGPHGPTQLIAPSSSFLLLQVDLRTLHPSQRDAHLRGLSSEHALRPFSLSHGPLLRASLLRLDEHLFVLLLAMHHIISDGWSMGVLVRELAALYQAERYGQPSALPALPLQYADFASWQRSSLQGHALQSQLDWWRSHLHGAPLCLQLPTDFTRPPVQTSRGAAVPVLLPPSLSDSLHSLCLRQGVTPFMALIAAFQLLLARYSSQDDVCVGFPIANRNLPALEGLIGFFANTLVLRSRLPPSSSFLQLLAHVRTAALGAYAHQDVPFDKLVEHINPQRDLSRSPLFQAMFSLQSTPIPELDGDHLQLRRLELESQTCLFDLMLSLEETATGFAGSFHYNTDLFTAATVSRMATHFLVLLEGLLAHPEQRISDVSFLTPQERHQLLDELSGTPPLSSAHCLHHLFETQVARGPDATALVAGSNRLSYRELNQRANQLAHHLRARGARPDVPVGLCLQRSADLVIGLLGILKAGAPYVPLDPAYPTERLAHCLQDAAAPILVTQDALRQLLPGSGAEIVCIDSDWDIISRESADNPRASILPSNLAYVLYTSGSTGRPKGVAIEHHSAVVFIQWALDCFSAQQLSGVLASTSICFDLSVFELFAPLSSGGTVLLADNALALPFLPAAHEVTLVNTVPSAIAELARTNALPSSAHTINLAGEPLPGSLVRALYALPSVEHVFNLYGPTEDTTYSTFTLVPRDSSAEPTIGRPISGTRAYLLDRNLNPVPRGVPGELHLSGSGLARGYLNRPELTAERFLPNPFSPQPGSRLYRTGDLARLLPDGNLEYLGRIDHQVKLRGFRIELGEIESVLLSQPGVQQAAVLAHEEVPGDKRLVAYVVAARERAFTATELRRLLREKLPDYMIPSAFVLLDALPLTPNGKLDRKALPRLEVLPPERRDFIPPSTPLEKTLAETWRELLKVDKVGAQDNFFELGGHSLLAAQVLSRIRDTLRIELPLRALFEFPTLESLARTIESALGSQQSLQAPPLLPSLPRSSPLPLSFAQQRLWVLDQLEPDSPRYNLPAAVRIEGALDVSALERSFQLLVARHETLRTTFRTGPHGPTQLIAPSSSFLLLQVDLRTLHPSQRDAHLRGLSSEHALRPFSLSHGPLLRASLLRLDEHLFVLLLAMHHIISDGWSMGVLVRELAALYQAERYGQPSALPALPLQYADFASWQRSSLQGHALQSQLDWWRSHLHGAPLCLQLPTDFTRPPVQTSRGAAVPVLLPPSLSDSLHSLCLRQGVTPFMALIAAFQLLLARYSSQDDVCVGFPIANRNLPALEGLIGFFANTLVLRSRLPPS; this is encoded by the coding sequence ATGTCTCACATGCCCGACAACCGGCAGCCCCGCACCCTGGTCGAGCTCCTCGAAGAGAAGGCCTCCAGAACCCCGGAGCAACGGCTCTTTACGTTCCTGGAGGAGACGGAGGGTGAGGAACAAAGCCTGTCCTACGGCGGACTGCGCCAGCGCGCACGGGTGATAGGGACTTCACTTCAGGCACTCTCCGCGCCCGGAGAGCGCGCGCTGCTGTTGTATCCGCCCGGGTTCGAGTACCTTGCGGGGTTCTTTGGCTGCCTTTACGCCGGTCTGGTCGCGGTGCCCGCCTATCCGCCGGATCCCCTGCGACTGAACCGCACGCTCCCCCGGCTGCGAGCCATGATCCAGGACGCGCAGGCCAAGGTGGTCCTCACCACCTCGTTCATCCTCTCGCTGGGAGAGTCTCTCTTCGAGCAGGAGCCGGACCTCAGGCATCTTCAATGGATAGCCACCGACGAGCTGCCGGAGAGTGCCGCGGACTCCTGGCGCTGGCCGGCGCTCTCACGGGACACCCTCGCCTTCCTCCAATACACCTCCGGGTCCACGGGAGCGCCCAAGGGCGTGATGCTCACGCATGACAACCTGTTGCACAACCTGGGGCAGATTGCCCACACCTTTCAGATCCGCGCCGACAGTTCTGCCGTCATCTGGCTGCCCCCGTACCACGACATGGGGCTCATCGGCGGCATCCTGGAGCCCGTCTACACAGGCATGAGAACCGTCCTCATGTCACCTCTGGGTTTTCTCAAGAATCCCTACCGGTGGTTGGACGCCATTTCCCGCTTCAAAGCCACGGTCAGTGGTGGCCCGAACTTCGCTTTCGACCTCTGCGTCCGCAAGGTGACCGAGGAGCAGCGCCAACGCCTCGACCTGAGCCATTGGGAGGTGGCGTTTTCCGGAGCCGAGCCAGTGCGCCCGGAGACGCTAGAGCGTTTCACCCGCGTGTTTGGCCCCTGCGGCTTCCGTCGGAAGGCCTTCTACCCCTGCTACGGGCTGGCCGAGGCGACCCTCCTCGTCTCCGGCGGAGAGGTGTCCACACCGCCCGTCCTGTGCGCGTTGAGCCCATCGGCACTGGAGCAGGGTCAGGCCGTGGAGGTGTCCACCGGACAGCCCGACACGCGGATGCTGGTGGGGTGTGGCAGGACACTGCCGGACCAGGAGCTCCTCGTCGTGGAGCCGGAGTCACGAACGCGCTGCCCTCCAGGCAAGGTGGGTGAGGTCTGGGTCCGCGGACCGAGCATCGCGCAGGGCTACTGGCAAAAGCCCGAGGAGACCGAGCGGAGCTTCCGAGCGCGGCTCGCGGACGGAGGCGAGCACGTCTACCTCCGCACAGGAGACCTGGGGTTCTTGAAGGACGGGGAGCTCTTCGTCACCGGTCGCCTGAAGGACCTCATCATCATCCGCGGGCGCAACCACTACCCCCAGGATGTGGAGCTGACGGCGGAACAAAGCCACCCTGCATTGAGGCCTGGCTGCGGGGCAGCGTTCTCCCTCGAGTTGGAGGGAGAGGAGCGGCTGGTGCTCGTCCAGGAGATAGACGTGCGCAAGACTGGAGACCTGCGCGCGCAGCTTGACTGCTGTGAAGCGGCGGCGGCAGCCCTCCGTCAGCGGTTGGCCGAGGTGCACGAGGTCCAGCTCCACGCCCTGGCGTTGCTGGAGCCGGGCAGCATCCCCAAGACCTCCAGTGGCAAGATCCAACGCAGAGCATGCCGGGAAGCCTTCCTGTCGGGCGAGCTGCGGATGGTCTTTCGGTGGGAGGCGAGCGAGCGCCAGGAGAAGGCTCGGCCGGCGCCCGCTCCGGCACCGGCCCCCCGATTGACGGTGGCGCCCGCCGAGCTGGGAACGGAAGAAGACCTCCAGTCCTGGCTGGTGACTCACGCCGCCGAGCAGCTACGCGTTCCCGTCTCCTCGTTGGATCCGACCCTGCCCCTCACGCGCTACGGCCTGGACTCGCTGGCCGCGGTGGAGCTGGCACACACGTTCGAGAAGGGACTTGGGCTCCCCATTGCCATGGAGCAGCTGCTGCAGGGCGCCAGCCTCGCTCAACTGGCGCGCCAGTTCTTCTCTCGGCGCACCTCGGCGGACGAACAACGCGCGCCCCTGGTGCTCCAGCTGCCGCGGAACGGCCCGCTGCCCCTGTCCTTCGCCCAGCAGCGCCTGTGGTTCCTGGACCAACTGGAGCCCGACAGCCCCCGCTACAACCTCCCGGCCGCCGTTCGCATCGAGGGCGCCCTGGACGTCTCCGCACTGGAGCGCGGCTTCCAGCTCCTCGTGGCGCGCCATGAAACCCTGCGCACCACCTTCCACGCGGGCCCTCATGGGCCCACCCAGCTCATCGCCCCCTCCAGCTCCTTCCTGCTCCTCCAGGTCGACCTGCGCACGCTCCACCCCTCCCAGCGCGACGCCCACCTGCGCGGCCTCTCCTCCGAGCACGCCCTTCGCCCCTTCTCCCTCTCCCACGGCCCCCTGCTTCGCGCCTCCCTGCTTCGCCTGGACGAGCACCTCTTCGTCCTCCTCCTCGCCATGCACCACATCATCTCCGATGGCTGGTCCATGGGCGTCCTCGTCCGCGAGCTGGCGGCCCTCTACCAGGCCGAGCGCTACGGCCAGCCCTCCGCCCTTCCTGCCCTGCCCCTTCAGTACGCCGACTTCGCCTCCTGGCAGCGCTCCTCCCTCCAGGGCCACGCTCTCCAGTCTCAGCTGGACTGGTGGCGCAGCCACCTCCACGGCGCTCCCCTCTGCCTCCAGCTCCCCACCGACTTCACCAGGCCCCCCGTACAAACCTCGCGCGGCGCCGCAGTCCCCGTCCTCCTTCCTCCCTCCCTCTCCGACTCCCTTCACTCCCTCTGCCTGCGCCAGGGCGTCACCCCCTTCATGGCGCTCATCGCCGCCTTCCAGCTGCTCCTGGCTCGCTACTCCTCCCAGGACGACGTCTGCGTCGGCTTCCCCATTGCCAACCGCAACCTCCCCGCTCTCGAGGGCCTCATCGGCTTCTTCGCCAACACCCTCGTCCTGCGCTCCCGCCTGCCCCCCTCCTCCTCCTTCCTCCAGCTGCTCGCCCACGTGCGCACCGCCGCCCTCGGCGCCTATGCACACCAGGACGTCCCCTTCGACAAGCTCGTCGAGCACATCAACCCGCAGCGAGACCTGAGCCGCTCCCCTCTCTTCCAGGCCATGTTCTCTCTTCAGAGCACGCCCATTCCCGAGCTGGACGGGGACCACCTGCAGCTGCGCCGGCTCGAGTTGGAAAGCCAGACCTGCCTCTTCGATCTGATGCTGTCGCTTGAAGAGACCGCCACGGGCTTCGCTGGCTCGTTCCACTACAACACGGACCTCTTCACGGCAGCCACCGTCTCTCGAATGGCCACGCACTTCCTCGTGTTGCTGGAAGGTCTCCTGGCCCACCCTGAGCAGCGCATCTCGGACGTGTCGTTCCTCACGCCACAAGAGCGGCACCAGTTGCTGGATGAGTTGAGCGGCACGCCTCCGCTCTCCAGCGCCCACTGCCTCCACCACCTCTTCGAGACCCAGGTGGCCCGCGGCCCGGACGCTACCGCCCTCGTTGCCGGCTCCAACCGGCTCAGCTACCGGGAGCTCAACCAGCGCGCCAACCAGCTCGCGCATCATCTGCGCGCCCGCGGCGCCAGACCGGACGTTCCCGTCGGGCTCTGCCTCCAACGCTCCGCCGACCTGGTGATAGGCCTCCTCGGAATCCTGAAGGCAGGTGCCCCCTACGTCCCTCTCGACCCGGCCTACCCCACCGAGAGACTCGCCCACTGTCTTCAGGATGCCGCCGCCCCCATCCTCGTCACCCAGGACGCCCTCCGTCAGCTCCTGCCAGGCTCCGGCGCCGAGATCGTCTGCATCGACTCCGACTGGGACATCATCTCCCGAGAGTCGGCAGACAACCCTCGCGCTTCCATCCTCCCGTCGAACCTCGCCTACGTCCTGTACACCTCTGGCTCCACGGGCAGACCCAAAGGGGTCGCCATCGAGCATCACAGTGCCGTCGTCTTCATTCAGTGGGCTCTCGACTGCTTCTCGGCCCAGCAGTTGTCTGGCGTCCTCGCCTCCACCTCTATCTGCTTCGACCTCTCGGTATTCGAGCTCTTCGCCCCGCTGAGCTCCGGCGGCACCGTCCTGCTCGCCGACAACGCCCTCGCGCTGCCCTTCCTCCCGGCCGCCCATGAGGTGACACTCGTCAATACGGTCCCCTCCGCCATCGCGGAGTTGGCCCGTACCAACGCCCTCCCCTCCTCCGCCCACACAATCAATCTCGCGGGCGAGCCGCTCCCTGGCTCCCTCGTTCGGGCCCTGTACGCCCTGCCTTCCGTCGAACACGTCTTCAACCTCTACGGGCCCACCGAGGACACCACCTACTCCACCTTCACCCTCGTCCCGCGGGACTCCTCAGCGGAGCCCACCATCGGTCGCCCCATCTCCGGCACCCGGGCCTATCTGCTGGATCGAAACCTCAACCCCGTTCCCCGCGGTGTTCCTGGCGAGCTTCATCTCTCCGGCTCGGGCCTCGCTCGCGGCTATCTCAACCGCCCAGAGCTCACCGCCGAGCGATTCCTCCCGAATCCCTTCAGCCCCCAACCCGGGAGCCGCCTCTATAGGACTGGCGACCTCGCCCGCCTGCTGCCGGATGGGAACCTGGAGTACCTCGGCCGCATCGACCACCAGGTCAAGCTCCGTGGCTTCCGCATCGAGCTGGGAGAGATCGAGTCCGTCCTCCTGTCCCAACCCGGAGTGCAGCAGGCCGCGGTGCTCGCCCACGAAGAAGTCCCTGGAGACAAGCGCCTCGTCGCCTACGTCGTCGCCGCCAGGGAGCGCGCCTTCACCGCGACGGAGCTGCGACGCCTCCTCAGGGAAAAGCTCCCTGACTACATGATTCCCTCGGCCTTCGTCCTGCTCGACGCCCTGCCGCTCACGCCCAATGGCAAGCTCGACCGCAAGGCCCTCCCCCGCCTTGAGGTCCTGCCCCCAGAACGGCGGGACTTCATTCCTCCCAGCACCCCGCTGGAGAAGACCCTGGCCGAGACGTGGCGCGAGCTGCTCAAGGTGGACAAGGTCGGCGCTCAGGACAACTTCTTCGAGCTCGGCGGCCACTCCTTGTTGGCGGCCCAGGTCCTCTCGCGGATCCGCGACACCCTCCGTATCGAGTTGCCCCTGCGCGCGCTCTTCGAGTTCCCCACCCTCGAGTCCCTTGCCCGCACGATTGAGTCCGCCCTGGGCTCGCAGCAAAGCCTCCAGGCTCCCCCACTCCTACCTTCGCTGCCTCGCTCCAGCCCGCTGCCCCTGTCCTTCGCCCAGCAGCGCCTGTGGGTCCTGGACCAGTTGGAGCCCGACAGCCCCCGCTACAACCTCCCGGCCGCCGTTCGCATCGAGGGTGCCCTGGACGTCTCCGCACTGGAGCGCAGCTTCCAGCTCCTCGTGGCGCGCCATGAAACCCTGCGCACCACCTTCCGCACGGGCCCTCATGGGCCCACCCAGCTCATCGCCCCCTCCAGCTCCTTCCTGCTCCTCCAGGTCGACCTGCGCACGCTCCACCCCTCCCAGCGCGACGCCCACCTGCGCGGCCTCTCCTCCGAGCACGCCCTTCGCCCCTTCTCCCTCTCCCACGGCCCCCTGCTTCGCGCCTCCCTGCTTCGCCTGGACGAGCACCTCTTCGTCCTCCTCCTCGCCATGCACCACATCATCTCCGATGGCTGGTCCATGGGCGTCCTCGTCCGCGAGCTGGCGGCCCTCTACCAGGCCGAGCGCTACGGCCAGCCCTCCGCCCTTCCTGCCCTGCCCCTTCAGTACGCCGACTTCGCCTCCTGGCAGCGCTCCTCCCTCCAGGGCCACGCTCTCCAGTCTCAGCTGGACTGGTGGCGCAGCCACCTCCACGGCGCTCCCCTCTGCCTCCAGCTCCCCACCGACTTCACCAGGCCCCCCGTACAAACCTCGCGCGGCGCCGCAGTCCCCGTCCTCCTTCCTCCCTCCCTCTCCGACTCCCTTCACTCCCTCTGCCTGCGCCAGGGCGTCACCCCCTTCATGGCGCTCATCGCCGCCTTCCAGCTGCTCCTGGCTCGCTACTCCTCCCAGGACGACGTCTGCGTCGGCTTCCCCATTGCCAACCGCAACCTCCCCGCTCTCGAGGGCCTCATCGGCTTCTTCGCCAACACCCTCGTCCTGCGCTCCCGCCTGCCCCCCTC